The genomic interval TCGCCGCGGCGCAGGTAGGCGCCGTAACGACCGATCTTGACGACGATGGGATCGTCGCTCTCCGGATCACGGCCGAGCTCGATGGCGGGATAGACCACCTCTCCCTCCTCGACCCGCCTCTGCAGTCCCGGCTTCTCTTCGCCGCCGAGGAAGAACCCTCCGACCAGATTGTTCCACTCTCGGCGGCCGGCGGCGACTTCGTCGAGGGCACCTTCCATGTGGGCCGTGAACTCGGTGTCGACGAGATCCTCGAACTGCTGCTCGAGGAGCTGAGTGACGCAGAAGGCGGTGAAGGTCGGGATCAGCTCGTTGCCCTTCTTGAACACGTAGCCGCGGTCCTGCACCGTGCTGATGATCGACGCGTAGGTCGAGGGCCGGCCGATCCCGGCCTCCTCGAGCTGCTTGACCAGGCTCGCCTCGGTGAAGCGGAAAGGCGCCTTGGTGGCGTGCTCCTCGGCATCGACGGCCAGGGGCTCGACCGCTTGACCGACCGTCAGCGGCGGCAGCAGGGTCTCCTGATCACCGAGCTCCGCGTCGGGATCGTCGGAGCCTTCGACGTAGGCGCGCAGAAACCCCGGGAAGACGATCTGGCGCCCCGAAGCGGCGAAGGTCAGGGTCTTGTCCTCCACTTCGACCTCGACTTCGAGCTTGGTGCGCTCGAACTTCGCCGGCAGCATCTGGCAGGCGATGGTGCGCTTCCAGATCAGCTCGTAGAGGCGAAACTGGTCGTCGTTGAGATAAGGCTTCAGGTCCTTCGGACGACGGCTGAGATCCGTCGGCCGAATCGCCTCGTGGGCTTCCTGAGCACCCTTCGATTTGGTCTTGTAGCGATTCGGCTTGGCGGGCAGGTACTCGGCCCCATAGGCCTTTTCGATCACCGTTCGAGCCTGGTCGATGGCGCGCCCGGCGAGGCTCAGGCTGTCCGTTCGCATGTAGGTGATCAGTCCGATCCTTTCACCACCGAGATCGATGCCCTCGTAGAGCTGCTGCGCCACGCTCATCGTGCGGCGTGCCGTGAAGCGCAACTTGCGGTTGCCTTCCTGCTGCAGGGTCGAGGTGATGAAGGGCGGCGCCGGCCGCTGCTGGCCGGGCTTGAGGTCGAGCTTCGAGACCTTCCAGGGACGAGCCGCCAGCGCTCCTTGGCGCAACCCGTCGGCAGCCGGACCATCGAGCAGCAAGCGCTGCGTGTCGCGCAGCTTGCCGGTGGCCGAATCGAAGCTCTTGCCGTCCGCCAGGCGCTGGCCGGCGACCCGCACCAGGCGTCCCTTGAAGCGCCCTCCTTCGGCCTCGAGGTGAGCTTTGAGGTCCCAATAGGTGGAGCTGCGGAAGGCGATCCGCTCACGCTCGCGCTCGACCAGCAGGCGCACCGCGACGCTCTGCACCCGACCGGCCGACAGGCCCGGGGCCACCCGCTTCCAGAGCAACGGCGACAGCGAGTAGCCATAGAGGCGATCGAGCACCCGGCGCGCCTCCTGGGCCCGCACCAGGTTCTCGTTGACCTTGCGCGGCGACTCGAGGGCCGAGCGAATGGCCTCCGGCGTCACCTCGTGAAAGACGATCCGCTGGACGTCGACCTTGCCCTTGGGGTCGAGCAGCTCGAGAACGTGCCAGCTGATGCTCTCGCCCTCGCGATCTTCATCGGTGGCGAGCAACAGGCGATCGGCACCCCGCAGAGCGTCCTTGAGACGCTTGACGTGCTTTTTCTTGTCCGCCGGCACCACGTAGAGCGGCTCGAAGCCCTCGTCGACATTGACCCCCAACCGTGCCCAGCTCTGCTTGCGGACTCCGGCCGGAATTTCCTTGGCATTCTGCGGCAGATCGCGAACATGCCCGTAGCTCGCCTCGACCTGGTAGTCACCTCCCAGGAATCGGCTGATGGTGTTGGCCTTGGCGGGGGACTCGACGATGACGAGGTGCTTGGTGGGTTCTGCCATGGATCTCGCTTCGATAAATCGCTTGGATTGCGCGCCCGGACGGCGAGAACTTCAAAAACAAAGGAAGGGCCGCTCGACGTGAGCGGCGGAGAGAGTACCGGCCCCTCTCGAAAGCTGTCAAGGCGACGGCGGCGGGCGCGGCGAGCCGAAGCGCAGTCTCATCGCCGATTCTTCCGGCCCTGACGATGACCCTTCGAGAGCTCACCGATGGCGACGTTTCGGGCCTCTCCGAGGAACCCTGGAGAGGTCCGTCGGGGGCCGTATAATTCGCCGGTGAGCAATCCCGTCGAAATTGTCGGAGGCGGCCTCGCCGGCTCCGAATGCGCCTACCAGCTCGCCGAACGGGGCGTTTCCGTGGTGCTGCACGAAATGCGCCCCGAGCAGCGCACTCCGGCCCACAAGACAGACCACTTCGCCGAGCTGGTGTGCAGTAACTCCTTCCGCAGCGACGACCCCTTCCACGCCGCCGGCCTGCTGAAACGTGAGATGGAGTCTTTCGACTCGCTGGTGCTGGCCTGCGCCCGCCGGGCGGCGGTGCCCGCCGGCGGTGCCCTGGCGATGGATCGCGACCGCTTCGCCGCCGACGTCAGCCAACACCTCGAGAAGCACCCCAAGATCGAGATTCGCCGGCAAGAAGTGGAGTCGCTCCCCGAGGGCGACGCGGTCATCGCCACCGGCCCCCTGACCTCGCCGGCCATGGCCGGCGCCCTCGGCTCCCTGCTGGGAGACGAGTACCTCTACTTCTACGACGCCATCGCGCCGATCGTCGACGCCGAGAGCCTCGACATGGGCCGGCTGTTCTGGCAATCCCGCTACGGCAAAGGCGACGGCGACGACTACCTCAATGCGGCTCTCGACCGGCCACAGTACGAGGCCTTCCACCAGGCTCTGGTGGAGGCCGAGGTGCTCCCCCTGCACGATTTCGAGAAGGGTCTTTTCTTCGAGGGCTGCCTGCCCATCGAGGAGCTCGCCCGGCGCGGTCCCGACACCCTGCGCTACGGCTG from Acidobacteriota bacterium carries:
- the topA gene encoding type I DNA topoisomerase, producing the protein MAEPTKHLVIVESPAKANTISRFLGGDYQVEASYGHVRDLPQNAKEIPAGVRKQSWARLGVNVDEGFEPLYVVPADKKKHVKRLKDALRGADRLLLATDEDREGESISWHVLELLDPKGKVDVQRIVFHEVTPEAIRSALESPRKVNENLVRAQEARRVLDRLYGYSLSPLLWKRVAPGLSAGRVQSVAVRLLVERERERIAFRSSTYWDLKAHLEAEGGRFKGRLVRVAGQRLADGKSFDSATGKLRDTQRLLLDGPAADGLRQGALAARPWKVSKLDLKPGQQRPAPPFITSTLQQEGNRKLRFTARRTMSVAQQLYEGIDLGGERIGLITYMRTDSLSLAGRAIDQARTVIEKAYGAEYLPAKPNRYKTKSKGAQEAHEAIRPTDLSRRPKDLKPYLNDDQFRLYELIWKRTIACQMLPAKFERTKLEVEVEVEDKTLTFAASGRQIVFPGFLRAYVEGSDDPDAELGDQETLLPPLTVGQAVEPLAVDAEEHATKAPFRFTEASLVKQLEEAGIGRPSTYASIISTVQDRGYVFKKGNELIPTFTAFCVTQLLEQQFEDLVDTEFTAHMEGALDEVAAGRREWNNLVGGFFLGGEEKPGLQRRVEEGEVVYPAIELGRDPESDDPIVVKIGRYGAYLRRGEGGSGNMASLPEDLPPADLTVEAAVEMLRGRGEKGEPITRDPGTGRDVYLQNGRFGAYLEVDQTEEEKESKVKPRRVSVPKGMKIDDVTPEIAGRLILLPRELGAHPESGEMISTGLGRYGPFVKHEKDYRNLATWEEACDLTFEAALEILAKPKAKRGRASRTVLKELGEAEGAEGPMQVLDGRYGPYVTDGKTNASLPKGSDPQAVTVEQALQLLEARRNAPKRPRRRRR
- the trmFO gene encoding methylenetetrahydrofolate--tRNA-(uracil(54)-C(5))-methyltransferase (FADH(2)-oxidizing) TrmFO, translating into MSNPVEIVGGGLAGSECAYQLAERGVSVVLHEMRPEQRTPAHKTDHFAELVCSNSFRSDDPFHAAGLLKREMESFDSLVLACARRAAVPAGGALAMDRDRFAADVSQHLEKHPKIEIRRQEVESLPEGDAVIATGPLTSPAMAGALGSLLGDEYLYFYDAIAPIVDAESLDMGRLFWQSRYGKGDGDDYLNAALDRPQYEAFHQALVEAEVLPLHDFEKGLFFEGCLPIEELARRGPDTLRYGCMKPVGLTPPDGSRPWAVLQLRRENLAKTHFNLVGFQSRMKWPEQRRVFGLIPGLENAEIVRFGQIHRNTFINAPTHLDPFYRLKARPELRLAGQITGVEGYLESAATGLVIALYLHLERQGRTPTALPATTALGALARHLTESNPKRFQPANINYGLFDELGRRVPKKQKRQVLAARAHGALAAWAQVQGVPHRPIPTAPEVPQETARVNS